CAAATCTCAGGAAGCGAGAAGAGTTTTGCTTGTTTCACGAACGGTTGAGTGCCAGAAATGGCAACATGTTTCCAGCGCGCTGTGTTCATTGCCTTTGTTGTTGCTTTGCAAGATTGCCATAGTAAACAATGTTTGGAAGGGCCTCCTCTTCCAAACAGACCTTTCGTAACAGTGTGGAACACTCCAACAGATAAATGCAAAGACAAATGGAATGTTAGCCTGGATTTGGATGCCTTTGACTTCGTTGTGAATCGAAACCAAAGTTGGTGTGGAGAATACATTGTGATATTCTACAACGATCAGCTGGGCCTCTATCCATTTTTTGATAGTGATGGAAAAGCTGTAAACGGTGGTCTTCCTCAGGTACACAGTTATTCCCCATTGAAATAATTGCCAGTGGGATTGTTTTTTCAGAGAGTTAGCTATGAAATACCACGGTATATTGCAAAGAGTTAGAACATTTTAAACGCTGAAAGCCGACGAAATCTGGACGTtgaacttgtttttgttttacttttctaTTCTCATATCTGCAAcaaacaacctcgttcccgggGTCGATCATCTCCTCCTCCAGGTGTTAGGAGATGATAAGCTCTAGGAAGAGGCTCGACCACTGAAAAACCACGCTAAATTTGCTTcgtgtctttttgtttttggagtGGACTTGGAACGCTTGGAAGGTGCATGGGGTTGTGACATGCATGTGGAGCACAGCACACTTGCATTTAGCATGTATCTAGTATCTTCCATGGGGGAGGGTGTCATAATATCTCCCCCATGGTACTAATTGCTAGAATGTTGACAGGACATCTACATTGTGATGGGTGGCCTGGATGTCATACAGCACACTCACAGATTAATGTTAGTCTTATATGCAGATAGCTAGTGTAAGGATCAATGCCTTCTTCTGACATGTCCACCAAGAAATAGCTGGGATTTCCTAAGATCAACATGTAAAGCATAATATATCACACTGATCAGTAATTAACTTGTGACATACAAATAGATTGGTTATTTTAGGAATGCACTGATTGAggtttattttgtttcagtCTTTGAAGAGGCTTTATCAACACTCAAACTCATGCCTATAATAACATTTCTTCGATCATTTAGCAAATGGCACTTTAAGCTTTTAACATTGAAACATGTCACTCTCTCTACTACTTTTTTCTGTGcgcttttatatttttctttcaccTCTTGAAATTTTTTCCTCACTGTGTGAGTGTATTATTCATTTCACgaaatcctgcaatctgattggttctatAGAATGGACAGGATTGCAAACCCACCTTACTTCTTAAACATAATAACACTAATCAATTTGGTTTAAGATAACTTCAAAGTAGCCGTTCATGGTTGTGGAATTCCTTTGACAAATCTTCAAAGAGTATTTTTTCCCTCTGGACTTTTAAAAATCATATCAAATCTCTTTTAAACTTAATTGTTGTACCAACTCTAGACATGCAATCTCAATTCTATTCCAATTATCACACTTAGTCTAAATCTTacttaataattaatttaaccAGTTTCATAATATGATTCAAAATAATTGTTGTGACACATATGATTTGTAATAGGAACATTGATTCATTCATTTTTCCCAGTTTTTGCAAGacaagtttaataataataataacattgttaAAGATAGATGTCTTTTATAGACAATCAATAATGATTTATTGGTTGCTTCTTTACAGTTGCATTCCCCAACAGTCTGTAGTAACTGTTGtaatttgatttgaattttttacTTTCCACACACATCCTCACGATACATGAGGCTTATCGCAATCTATGCATAAGTGGATTTAAAGCTTCGATCACAGGAGTAGCACTGATGAATTCTAATCATCTAGGGTGAGTGAAATCCTGAGAAGGAATTATGATGATAGTGACTGAATCATTTTGACAACCTGGGCAGAATTCATCAGTTCCTCGTCAATTGTTTACTCATGATGATGTCAAGTTAGTTTGAACATGCTCCTGTTAACTGAGGAGATGACTAGCGTAAATCTGCACAAGTTGTTGAAGGTCACCCACAACCAACAATAGTTCTTCTCCCTTAGGACTATTACACTCACATACACAATCACGCTCAGTTCAACTGAAGGTAGGTGAGTTTAATTAAAATGTTCTCTGAAAAACGTTGACTTCGGTACTTTTCCATTGCCATTCAGCTCGTAAACTTGACTGAGCATTTTGTAAAAGTTGAAGAGGACATAGGAAGAATGATTCCTGATCCAGACTTTCAGGGGATTGGTGTGATTGATTGGGAGTACTGGAGACCTGTATTTGACAGAAACTGGGGTACTTATTCTATTTACAGGTAGAaacttttaataattattattattttgtgtttttgtccAAGGTTCAATTAGCAACtacaaatgaatgaatgaaatgatgATTTTATTTAATATACAAGTcatggttaaaaataaattatcagtCTTACATGCTaggaaatattttgaaattcttAGTCTACAATGAATTAACATATTTGCAGTGTTGAAGTACTGTTGAGAAAACCATGCATCCTTGAAATTATGTTCCTTTAACTAAGGAATTTATTGCATGTGACTCTTCAGcaagattaataataattattattgtttcatgtTACTGTATTAAAGCACATACGCTTCAGGTGGTCATCCACAGTGACTGTGAAAGAattgaaaagctgacattttgagcgttagccctttgtcagagcaaacataattattataggAATTGTAGGTTGTGGTTGGTTTTAATCTGGGTCTGGCAGaactttgccattggtggaaatttgGTGACATCACAgtatttgtgaataaattaatgcacattttttctctttttttacatttgcatGCTTATGTTGAAATACGTCATGATCACCTGATATGAAAGAAGTAGTTTCattaatatttgaaaatatCTTGTTGATAAGGAATAAAGacaggaaatttttttttctatagtTGTGAACAAataaatgtcagctttccaaatctttcactttGGTAATTACTGACCAAGCAGTTCTTTATAGTGAAATAGTAATTATTTGACTGTAATAGAGTTTTTAAGCCTACAGGGACACAATTTGACAGCCATAGAACTTAGCAGGGTTGTAATAGCCTGAACAATCTTATAAAACAACTGCATTAGATTATGAATAAGTATCATCACATTGCCTCCTTGCTATGAGATGTTCAAAAGGTCCAGTAGTGCATGAGCAAGAATTCTCAATGATTCCTGCAACTTGCTCTGATACCACCAAATCATGAAAACAGTCAAGTTAATAGTATGTATTATCACTATCAACATGCactagcaacttacagtgacAAATAATTTCACCAACTGCTTGAATGTGTAGCGTTGAATTCTATGTATACAATTCCCCAGTTAAAGGAGAAAATGTGTGGGAGCGGAGGAAAAAACTGGACGCCAGGTCTGTCTACTTtggttaaagtgccactaagatcaaatttttgccttttcattttttagGTGTATATCACACagaattatatgaaagaatgaaaacgccgtttatttgcaaatacctgcattagttcccgagatatttaagtttgaaaaatgtgttaagtatatgcaaatgagatgactgatgttgtcatatactcaacccaatattacatatactcaacccaatattacagcATGTGTATTTAAATAGATCGAGTTATCTTGgtcaatttgcagcgcagatcattgaaacttggcacttGGCTAATAAAGTTCTACAGAAAACACACCTAGGGCTACAAAACATTTTGTTAATTAaatgccatggcaactcactcttgtctgtccccacccacttgatttcaatatgtaagtgattttcagctcaaaaatcgttatacaaggccacaaactcaaacTAACACATTTATAaccttgttggatcatgtatatcaggcaccatatgcatttgcaaatatgaaaattgaatgcgaagggtggccagaaatgccTTTAATATTgtggaggtctggaacccagtatgttgcaaTAGGaacaaaattgttaagctcaaaatgtggagcacatttagtagaatcttactgcaaagaatcaaacaattCTGATACAATTTGGtagagatatcttttttcatcatatttgatcaaaacttggttgagtatatgacatcatcacttggcttatttgcatattttaaaaactttaatatttcgggaagaaaaagagatatttgaaattAGTAggcagcatttttcttctcatacaggctacttgcttatgttttaaaatggcttcaatagaaaataTGTGATTTTCATTGTAGTGGCACTTTATAGTCCCTTTTCAATTTTGTTCTTTGTGACAATTAACCATGTACGACTGTTTTAAAGAATTCACTTGAACTAAGAGCATACCTCCTTTTGCAGAAGAAAATCCATGGATTTGGTGAGAACAAGATATCCATCAGTGCCAGACTCATTAGTCGAGGTTATGGCTAGGATGCAGTTTGAAGCAGCAGCCCAACAGTTCATGGAGGGAACCATTCTTTATGTTCAAAAGCTTCGACCTAAATCTCAATGGGGATTTTACGGTTTTCCAAACTGTCATAATGAGAAGAATGCAGAGCCTTGCAGTAATTCAACACGTAAACAGAATGATCAGATATCATGGATGTTTGAATCAAGTTCAGCGCTGTTCCCATCAATATACCTCCATGATGAAAGGAAGATAAATCACACATCCTATGTCAAATACAGATTATTGGAGGGCTTTCGGCATTCCAGAAAATCTGATGGCCAAATTATCCCAGTTTACCCTTATGTTCGCATAACATATGCTGTTTCAGAGATATATCTGAACTTGGTGAGTTTACAAGATTTTTTATAAATTTACTATCTGCGTATTAAAGTTGCAGGACTACAGTGATCGTTAATACAAGGCCATGGGTATACCTGGTGAATCATGCAAAAAAATTGTGCTTTGAAGGAAATCAGTGCACCACACAATTGGCAAGAAGATCCTGCATTAATTCAAGTCAAATTCGAGAACAGACTTGAGGGACTATAAGATGAGAAAAAGTTTCTGTGGataatcaaaataattattagactcTACACTCAAAATTTCTTCTCCAAGGAAATAATGTGATGACTCAAGGCCAATTCTTGACCTAACCACCTGGGATAAATACTTATCAATTGCATCAAAGGCAGTTTTTCTAAGTTCAGGATTCACTCATGCAGTTAGATGCATACCAATCTCACAAAGTACCCCCTTTCCCTTCTCCTTCTCCATCACTTTATGTGAGAAATACAGACAAAAAAGGCCTGCCAAACTCTAGTCCTCAAAGAGGCAAGAACAGTAACCCAAATGCTAACCCCAATGTTAAAAAGGTGGTTTACGGTTGGATTTAGCAGGACACTTAATTTGTCCTTCATCAAAATTGAGCAAGCACTGTTATTACCTTTCATACCTATATGAAGTTCCGCAAAAAATGAACGCATTTTGCAGAAGCCCTTAGAAGCACTGGGCATAGAGAGTCACTCATTGTTTCACTTCACTgataatttgcacttttttttatattctcAGGGAGATATAATGGCAACTGTAGTTCAAACAGCTGAGGAAGGAGTGCCTGGCATTGTGATCTGGGGAGATCACCTATCAGATAAAACCAAGATAGCCTGCACAGAATTGAAGACTTATGTTGATAAGTACCTAGGTCTGATTGTCAAAAACTTGACTTCCATCACTCAAGCATGCAGTGAACAATTTTGTAGTTCACATGGCCGTTGCAGATTCAAGTGGAATTCTGTTGAGCACCAAAAAGCTATGTATCTCCAACATTCACTAGATCTGACTGAGCAATGGAAGTTTTTGGGCTGCAGATGCTACAATAAGTGGAGAAGTAAAAACTGTGGCTCTCCAAGTTTAGATTAAATATTCCAGGACAAATCCATTAAAACATTCATTTTCTATATAATTTTGGTGCAAGAATTTGGAACAGTATTCCTGGAAGTATCCGAATACTCCCCAAACAtaaatttaaagtttctttGTATCAGCTCTACTTTTTATGTATTCTGGAACTGGAGGATACTTATGTTGACACACCTATACTTTAGTTAATAAGTTAagcaaaatgaatgcaaaataggCTTGTAATTCTGTAATTTTGTAATGTAATTCTTGTAACGTATTGTAATAGCTATGGGTAGTTTCTGTATCGTTTATATAgatctattttcctttttctttcccttcttAATCTCCTCCTGTTGAATTACTTTATGTTCAAGTGTCCTCTgcgtaaaaaagtaaaaaacataCTCTACACTACATTTTACCGCTGACCTTGATGACAACAAATGGCTCATCCACAATCAAAAATACCCCAAAATCATGATGCATCAAAACTAATTCTCTATTCCAGGTTTTGGTTGAGTTCAAGCAATAGATAGTGCTGGATATGAAAGAATACAATACAAGAATACAATAATCAAAAAGTAATGTACAAGAAATTCCCCATGCAACAAATAAGTGTTATCAAGTCACTGGGGTTATGGTTTGGACAGTGGATAGTACTTGATACTACGTGAAAGTGGATGATGAACCTTGACCTGACAttccagtgcagtgctctaccagttgagctatcaggccaactggcaGCTGGTCATCATGCGGGTCAATTGTGTGTATAAATTCTCAAATGGCCTgacagctcaactggtagagcactgcaccaacATTGCAGAGCTTGCTGGGTTTGAATCCCCCCTTTAAGGCCTAATTCTCCCTGCTGCATATTATTAAAGTACCATTAAGTTCTAAAAAAGCGAGATGATCATATACATCAATAATTCCAATCTTCACTTCAATGCAAGAAATTCACATTTTaccatcatatatatatatacatataactTATGCGAGTGattatttaaaattacaaattaCTGTCCCAACCATGCATATAGAAACCAACTTAATGAAACTATGACTAGAAATAAAGAAATGCGAAGTGGAAGGTGTGCGTAAGATTGACTGAACTTGTCATGAAGTCTTTTGACTTGCTCCACTGTCCTCTCCTTGCTGGAGGAGTTATCAATGATAAACGAAGCCCTTTTGCACTTTTCTTCCAATGGCATTTGAGAATTAATCCTTTTCTCTGCATCATGTTTATTAAAGTTATTCCTTTCCATCAAGCGTCTCAGTTGAGTGGATGGGTCACTGAAAAGATAGACAGGAGATTTGATTGAAGGACCTGAGAactcaaaattaatggttttgGCATTGATTATCCAATCAATGTTACGATCTATCCGCTGTATAGCATGGTCCAACCTTTCAGCACGTGGAGTCTGATCCTGTTGTAGCAGATAAAAGACCTTTGTGCCCTCACCTGTACACTACAATGACATACTTTACCAAGAACAGTACTGCCCTCCCTGACTCATACAGCAAGGGAAGATCAAGGATCACAAACCTTTCAcctgcaaaaatgaaaacaacctGGATTTACAATTTGATAGTGAGCTTTTCAAATAAAAGAGTATATGCCCTTTCATTCTTGTAACCTTGCAGGAAAATGGTTGGAAATGGAGATAAAAtgtaacaaataataattaagtaAACCTCAGGAGTTTTATTGCCTAGAATCTTGAGTCAAGTTATGATCCATGCAGTCATGtgcaataacaaaaatttactGATTTAAATCCTTATATTTAAGATTGATAAGGGCATAAGAAGGAACAGGACTATTTAGGTATTAAGCAATGTTGTAAAAGTAGGATTCAAAATTAGTAATAGAAAAGTTGGATTCTGAAGATTTGCAGCCATTtgatattaaaataaaaaacttttttCACACTTGCTTTGCAAAATTTATAGTGCAGTGATGTGTCCACTACATTTCTTTCCTCATTAAAACAGGCTGTGTTAACAGAGCATGCCTTAatcaaagtttcttttttctattAGTATGATGGTACTATaactatttttaaaatggtcaCTGCTAATTGTGCTAAATAAAAACTTATGACCACTTActgttataatattattttgctttcaaCACAAGCAATCCCCTGTGCGGTTAAATCCTTGGTTGAGAGCCGATCAGTGGTATTTTGGTGGTTTGGCCATCATTGGTTGAGACCTTTATTCTAAATTTAGGAAACACCAACAACTTATTGGCCAAGACCAAATGAGAGAGATCTGGATTTCTGCATGGATATGGACAGACCAATCATGCTTTaataaattaaatattaatatttaatttcctttcagattTTTGAACATAAAAGTTAACATTTCAGTTACCAGTAATAAAGGACTTGAAAAGCTTCCAGCAAATAGATTTGTAAATTGAAGGGTGAGTACACTTATTCAGCATTCGCCTTTTGGCGCCATCTTCAAAGACAATCTTGCCCAATTTTTCCCTGTCTATCTCCCCACTGGGCAGCAAGATTTCTTTTCCAAAGTTGCTAACAATGGCTTTCCATGCTGCTTTGTGTGGTTCAACAActgagaaacaaaaatttcaaatgcTGTCAGGGAAAAAGTGAATTGGGGTCTAGCATACAATTATACCCATGCAATTTCATCTAAAACGGGTTTGGAATTTGACACTTAGGGTGGTTAGAGAGTATGACTGTCCCACTAAATAACCACCTTTTACCCTAACCTTGCAATATTGAGACCCAACTACGTATAATCCTTTCAGCTCATACAATACTTTTTTAACTGTATCCTCTAACCCTTCTGATTAACCACACTGACAGTGCACATATTTATAGCCTCATTATCAGGATAATTATTGTCCCATGCAGGGTTTTTGCCCAGAAAGCTAACCATGAGGAGACAATAATAAATATAGCAATCCCTGCATAAATTACTGGATACTTTGGAGAATCAATCTCAATTTTCTGACTGGACAATTTGCCAGGTGGTGGTAATGGCGATGTTCCAACCATAATGTATAACACCTTGTGTGTCTGGTAAGGTAAAAGGTAAAggtaaggtaaggaactttatttaagtgtcaagtctttcTAGTGCTGGAGCGTTAATTATTgaggacactgtaaatcaaattaacaatattaacacaatcaagtcaaattcaaattttggtttttgaggagaagggaaaccggagtacccagagaaaacctctcagtgcagagaagagaaccaacaaactcaaccaacatttgacgccggatctgggaatcgaacccaggccacattggtgggaggcgagtgctctcaccactgcgccatccctacACCCCAAAACATGGTTGACCGCAGCCTAATGCTCTTGGTAATTTGAGCCTCTGTTACATTTGTAATTCATTAAAAATGTTGCTCAATCCACATACAGTACATATCATCTCTTGTTGGAGCAAATGCAATGAAAATATTGGATAttaatacaataaaaataaattattactattacaacaagcaaaatccaataTTTTCACTATCCTAAGCCTTTCATGACTTCACAATAATAGCCAGTTATTAATTTCTAAAAATGTACTCAATTAAAATCATAACAGTGGGCATGAGTCTACCAGCCTGCGAAGGCATTGGCCATGCAAAACATGAATGGGCACCTACTCTAGACTCCACTTTTCCTTGATCCCAGATTGTATGACCAATCTTTTCTCAGGACAGTATTTTTATCATGCATAGCAGAGTCAAGAGCTTGTCTTGTGCTGgcttttttgcttcatttttcaTTCAACTTCCATTAATTTATCACAGATATAAAACACATTTACTGAGCAGCGTACATATATGCTCATATAAGCATATAAGTTTGGGAGATTTCTTAGTaggtatatatatttattattcaactttcatacactgtacgaattctgattttatgattggttgatttgtaccacgtgatcctgggttatgacgcaacaacctccttgacgtcattatcgtgatgtaatagccgtggtgtaaattctatacaccactgtcattacaccatggctttggctgactcaaaatttgacgatttttgcttgcagtgtattcaatttgaataataaaaaggttaacgcactcattgctcgtgaattatcgggatttacctgcactcgttcactgacaatgaactcgaaatttttcaataccgcactcggcggcctcgtgcggtattgaaatttctt
The nucleotide sequence above comes from Acropora muricata isolate sample 2 chromosome 12, ASM3666990v1, whole genome shotgun sequence. Encoded proteins:
- the LOC136892910 gene encoding dephospho-CoA kinase domain-containing protein-like, giving the protein MFIVGITGGVATGKSSVSRVFKDLGCQVVDADEIAREVVEPHKAAWKAIVSNFGKEILLPSGEIDREKLGKIVFEDGAKRRMLNKCTHPSIYKSICWKLFKSFITGERFVILDLPLLYESGRAVLFLVKYVIVVYSDPSTQLRRLMERNNFNKHDAEKRINSQMPLEEKCKRASFIIDNSSSKERTVEQVKRLHDKFSQSYAHLPLRISLFLVIVSLSWFLYAWLGQ
- the LOC136892908 gene encoding hyaluronidase-1-like, which encodes MATCFQRAVFIAFVVALQDCHSKQCLEGPPLPNRPFVTVWNTPTDKCKDKWNVSLDLDAFDFVVNRNQSWCGEYIVIFYNDQLGLYPFFDSDGKAVNGGLPQLVNLTEHFVKVEEDIGRMIPDPDFQGIGVIDWEYWRPVFDRNWGTYSIYRRKSMDLVRTRYPSVPDSLVEVMARMQFEAAAQQFMEGTILYVQKLRPKSQWGFYGFPNCHNEKNAEPCSNSTRKQNDQISWMFESSSALFPSIYLHDERKINHTSYVKYRLLEGFRHSRKSDGQIIPVYPYVRITYAVSEIYLNLGDIMATVVQTAEEGVPGIVIWGDHLSDKTKIACTELKTYVDKYLGLIVKNLTSITQACSEQFCSSHGRCRFKWNSVEHQKAMYLQHSLDLTEQWKFLGCRCYNKWRSKNCGSPSLD